TCTCCTTTGGGTTTGAAACTATACGTACTTTCTGTATGCTCGCTAATTTTCCACTTAAAGCCCACAAACACAGGCTGTTCGCAGTTTTCATCCATGCCAAATTTGCTTAGTCAGATTGCAAATCAGCATTGTCTCGTGTATAATTATTCACTGGCACTATGCCACTGCATTTGCTTGTTATGAGTGCCGTATCTAGCGCTTATGAAACCACATCATCTTTTATCCTCAGATcgatatttttcaaattatattgCTTAACGTTACGCAACATTTCCTTTTGCGCATTTAATGTTTAAAGCGAGCCACCAAGTAGAAGAAGATGTGCAAGATGGAAGTAGCCTGTGTGTGCTCTTCCTGATTGTGTTTTGTAGGTTTGCAGAGTAGACTAATAATCTTGATTATCCTCTGTGAAAGAAGTCTAGCCGTGTTGGGTTTCCTGCCAGAATTGGGAGGTGTGGGCTTTCTcgtcttgttttgttttctttgtggtTTGAGGTGTGAATCTGTCACGAGGATTGAGTTTTGAGTTGCTGCTCTTTAATAAAAGCTCAGAATAGAGTTCGAGATTAGCTGGTTAACATTGGTGGTTACTGTAGCTTCTGCTGGTTCTGTAGGCCATATGCGTTACTACACCGTTCCTTTGACAGCCATTCAGAAGTAAATTCTAAGGCAAAttggaaatatttatttatagttgttATAGTTATACCTTTACTATATATTAtagttatttaattatatttttgtagaTGTTTTAGCacttttatagttatatttattatatatatagctttaaaaatattattaaatattaacctTGTTTTGTTAATTATCATATATTTAATAGTGTGTAAATAACACTATAACACTTTattgtccttgttacacgttacatgtacttactattataataacagcaaattatgcataattacatgcaactaaccctaaaccaaaccctcatcctaaacttaaccatatagtaagtacatgtaggtAATTAATATTACGCAGTACTTAAATGTCTAATTACACtgcaacaaggacaccttaaaataaagtgtaaccgtaAATATGATTATATTGAATTTATTATGAATAGAATTAAATTTATGATTCAATATTaagatattgttttattaatcatcattgtatatttaataaacatataCTGTTAATTATTTAGTCCACAGACTATTTTTAGCTTTGATGCAAGTGAACCTGTGGTTTTGTGAACCTGTGGTTTGGCATGTAACTATTATTAAGTGTACtgtaaatgttattacaattttttttttttttttttttttttacaatcagtatttcattttataatcacacttattataaacattattaatattatatatataatattttattaaattgtaattaaatattaatattttatttatataaatattattagtgAATTTCCATGTTTTTGAGGTTCTTAAAACCCCCAAAATAATGCCTGATGAAGGTTgcatgttcaaaatgttgtacCTAAATATGATATGCAAGCTTGTATGATTTACagttgcattgcatttcaattTAAGGTTcttaaaaccaaaaaaatgtacattttgcctTGCTTACTGCCATTGATATCACAGCTCCTGAGCAGGATCGTCACTAGTGAAGGGCTTGTTCTTGTGGTGTCATCGGCCAGTCAGCATTGTCAGGATGTTATTTTCCTCCAACTTCAGAGGGATTTGTCACATAGCATTTAAAGCTCAGAAAACCTtagcattttgttgttttggtttCCAGGCTCGTGATCCAGTGGCAGCTTTGCTAAATCCCAAAGCTGTATCTGCCAGCGGTGTGGTATATTAATGGAGAAGTGGAAGACGTTTCTCTCATCATTGATTTCCGCATTGTGTACTGCCCGAGGTCGAAATGATAAAATATGTGACTTAATATAGTGTTTTCTATCTTTTTGTCTAAAGCCCTGCCATCTGAGGAGTGACGCTGAGTTGTGTTTCAGCACCTGACGTCAAAGGCCGATCGTGTCTCCTCCTGGAAGCTGGTTTCAAGTGGTGTTTTAGAGTGCTGAAGAAATGAATCTAGCACCATTTGAAATCAGTGTTCTTGGGGTGGTAAATGCGGCACTTTCTAACTGGACAACTGACAACATTCATGCTTTATACTTTATAAACACATCTTATGACTGACTTCAAGACGTGTCCTGTAACCAAGGTTGACCGATTTCTTTTGGTGTTCAGAGTCTTTTGGGGTTTCTAGCACCATTTGAAATCGGTTACAATGAAGGACAAATGACGACGCTGGAGCACGGAAGGCATTTCAACATCTCTAAATATTGAGTGTAtgcaataattcaaaataaatcagCAAGATAACAAtatcaaaaaaattattaaaatgtacagtatcaaaaaaatatattattcttGTGCAATTATATACAACACGTGATAAATAAAGTTGTACAACTTtacaggaaaaaacaaaaagtgacAAGTCCATAAGTGTATGAAGTCAGACAGGTGATAACTTGTTACAATACCATAAAGTACCACTAGATGGCATGCTTGTTTATATCTTGTGGTCAAACTCTGTTATACTGGAGAAATAGCTGAAACTATTGCATCTGAATAAAGTAAGTGATGTGTCTTTTCAATCTGGTTTGCACAGATCTGAAACCTAAGCAGCTCTATCAAGAATGTCAACTCTCTTTCACCATCTGACATAATAGagtgtgttttcatttaaaatgcacataaaacaaataaaataaatttatttggCAGGATACTCACAATATTATATACAGCTGTACATCACTTCTAAGTATTTATGGACATCTGGACATGGATCAGAGAAGAATGAACCATTTGAGGCATTTAATTGACAAGACGTCTTCCCATTGCAGCTGATAAGGTAAAAGAAAGATTTTAAGTATGTGTTTACTTTATGctgatgttttattatttattatgctgATTGTTTATCTTTTATCACTCTGCAGTctcttttttctcataattaaaTAATCCATTTGTTAAGCAGCTGTTTAATTAGTGGTATAATGATGGGCTAAATGTACATTAtcctttattattttgtgtactGGTTTAAAAATAGATAAGATTGaatgtttatgtttgtttgtgatcTAATAGTGTATCTGTAGTACCTGGAACGCAGGCTGCGGGTCTGATGAGAGTAACAGTCTGGTGATGTTGCTAATTTATGAGGACAGGTTACAAGATCCCGCCATCCGTAATTGGCATGATGAATCCAAATCACACCATTACCTTTAGAGACATTAAAAGCAGATGTGTGACATTCTTAAGGTATATTAGCAGACATTTAGCTAATGTCCTGTTTTGGCAGAAATAGGTAAACACAGGAAAGAAAATAACCAGTTTAAAGTGAATCGGTGTGACGACAATGCACTAAAGCTTCATAAAGCCCTTGTGGAAGGAAAGCAGGCCCAAGGATTACAGATGATTGCTATGCCCAAGTTTTTCTGGATTGATAACAACATAGAAATGAACAGATGTATCTTACCACAGTCAATGAGGCTTTGGCTTCCTTCACACATGACACTTTTTCCTAGAAAAAGGAACATAGGTCAGTAATAAGTAACTACCAATTCAAGATGAAAAAAGCTTTCAAAATGGTTAGTTTAATACTTTATTCAGCCAGGAAACATTAATTACaaaacagtttccacaaaaatgttaagcagaaCCCAGCTAACAAATTTATGTTCTGAGAACGTTTTTGTAACGTTCTGTTTTGGTTGTGGGAACGTTAtttggaatgttccaaaaatGTGGAAATGTCCAGTTTGTTTAACGTTGCTAGAACGTTATTTGATGGTTAGCAtaacgttcctacaacgttcttgcaacctaaatttcactaaaaatataacgttctatgaacgtttatttggaacattccaagaacgttaaaatgtccagtttgcttaacgttcctacaacgttatttttttgttagcaTAATGTTCCTACAACGTTAttgcaacctaaatttcactaaaaatataacgttctatgaatgtttatttggaacattcaaagaacgttaaaatgtccagtttgcttaacgttcctAGAGCGTTATTTTATGGTTGGCATAACGTTCCTGcaacgttcttgcaacctacatttcatttaaaaatataacgttctatgaacgtttatttggaacattccaaaaacgttaaaatgtccagtttgcttaacgttcttagaacattttatggttagcataacgttcctgcaacctaaatttaatttaaaaatataacgttctatgaacttttatttggaacattccaaaaACGTTAAAAtttccagtttgcttaacgttgctagaacgttattttatggttagcatAAGTTTCCTGCAATGTTCTTGCAacctaattttcattaaaaatataatgttctaatgtttatttggaacattccaagaacgtcaaaatgtccagtttgcctAACGTTGctagaacattattttatggttagcataatgttcctacaactttatttccacctacattttcttaaaaatacaacaccctaaaaacatttatttggaacattacaaagtttagtttaataaaatgttattttaagattaGCAGTATTGCAACATTCGCTTTcaacatcatttttattaacacaacCTTCCAGATACGAGCAAGTATATAATTACATGTGCATTTCAACAGGTATCTGAATTATTAAAGATAATCACtttcaaaaagttaattaacacattaaacaaattggtgaaatttgcatatcatgtaaaataataataatatgtagtttaatatttatgacaatGAACTATAACTTCACAGCTAAATATAAACtatgaaattaacatttaataattgagAACTTCTATATGAATTTGAGTGTGGGGTGTGGGTGCTGAAAACTGTGGTCCATGTCCCGTCTCTCCACGCTCCATCTATAAAGTAAACAGATTGGCTGATGTTACAAAGTGATATTACAAAATGCCTATAAAATAATTAGTGTGGCTATGCCAAAAAATTATTAGGATCTGTGCTGAGTTctacaaatattacattactcAAGAGTCAAAGGTAGTTTCATTTGACTTGGCATATGTTACTTTCAATGACAATCTACTAGCAGCATTAAGAAAACGTCTTCTGAAGCATCATtagattaagaaaaatataaacattcaaataatacattttcatcgtGTCACTTCCGAAAAACAATTTTAGGTCAACATAAATTGACCTAATTTATTCATCTTGATAggtatacacatgcacactacTGGAAATACATCATAATAGGGTAGTTAAGTCAACTGCAATTTCCATTTTATACCAATTTGAAACAGGAAAAATCCTTCAAATATAGTTAACATTTAGAAGTCATCAATAAAGttattaaatggcaaaagttGCCTTGTTACATGTTATTAGCTGATAAACTGTTACATGAACTCAGTTAAGGAAGGAAACTCAGAGATAAAACAGGTAAGATTAATAGGTTCTAGTAGGTGTTTCTGGGTAGGGATGCTAGCATTGACCCATTAACTGACAGTAAGAATTTTCGCTATTAACACATCAGTTAAATTGTTAAGgaataatttgtaatgttttcctttaaaaaaaaatgctgcatggattaaaaaaactgCATTGTCAAAATGGCATTGAGAGCAAAAAAACAAGTTACACTCAAGTTGTTAgttaatcctttaaattttacagGTATTCAGAAACAAGATAAATAACAGAAGGTATAAGtagctttttttattatgtgtcaAAGCctaaactataaacttttagaagcttgaaaataaagacttccaatggaaagacaaaaatgatgaatgaaaatcaaaaataaaaacatttgtttgaagatgaatgaaattcattcaaaatgaatttggaacaacatgagggtgagcaaaccatgacagattattattattttttaactatgCTGATCtcagttaaaattttaaatgttgccaagtaaatataaagttgtCCTGACATGTGTCCTACCTTGTGTATCTTGAAACAATCTGCAGAGACTACTTTTCAGATAGTAGTAGATCTGCCAGGATCATAACTTGAATGGCTGATGCCATTATTGTCCctgaagacaaaacacaaaattagagaaatttaactcacaattaagcaacatttatggacagcttatttttatgaatcataAGACAATTTTAACCACTACAAACTTAGCATTAGCAATTACCTGACATCTTTATAAGAAAACAAAGCAACTTTAGGATAAGGGAAAGtagaagttttttttcccccatctaTATTAGttaagtatataaatgtataactatAATCAGAACTTAAGACTTCACTGGTATTTTTCTGAAGCAACACAAAATACCAAAAGACTTTGACGGAATGAtagacaaactgaaatttaagatgCTATTCACTCTGCCAATTCACTCTGCATCAAATTGGTGGCACACTACATTACATCAAACATGACTGGTCTTTAGATGTCTTTCTTGTGGGATGttagtttgttgtttttcatctGTATTGTGTAACGTTATTCACGATTTGATCAATCTTTAGGTTTAAATTTCAAtctaatattcacaaaacaaaagtatactattgcttcagaagacttaacatttgtgctgctggtCATTTCTGGTCATCATTACATCTGCATTAATagcaattcatcaaaatataaaaactgaagaacgattaatttaaataactgtttataaGGTGACAAATTACATCTTGTACAACACTAAAGCCCAtcaatttgtttaatgtgaattCTACTTACTTTATTTTAGGCTCATATTAGTATCAGCCGTCTTGTTGCAAATGACATCACACCACCCCTCGCTGCCTTTGCTCTGAAAAGATTGATTTCAAAAGCATGACAACAATTTGTTAGTATGAATTTTAAGAAAGACAGTGAGGAGCAAATAACAGtgtaaaatgttaactaaagttaacaaaacagtcattataAATGCTCCTCAGCCCCTTTGTTCACTGCGTTCGGCGGATTTAGTAAACTTGATCAGCATCACATGGATATTCTAGATGAAACTGACAAAGCGGATAATAATGATTAACTAAAAGTTTAAAGGCATTGTAATACAGAGAATATGTCTTTGCTTTACCTCGCTTGAGAACTGTGGCGAGTGACGGTTACAGATGACAACATCCTGTCAGCTGTCTCTccagtttaaaaatacaattcgCGGGACTCGTTTGTCTGTGTCCAGCTGTGAGAAaccacacacacccacccacctTAATTTATCACTGACAAACTGTTGTGTATAACACTGCATATTTAACACTTGCCGTTGATAACTTTGATGTGGTTGTCCTTGCTTCTTTGCTAGCTAACATTACAATGATAACTGAGCTGGTTAATCTTCAgataaaattgacaaaacacaaaataacgttcaaaagtgctttaaatGGGAATAAAAAAGTGAATGCTTACCTGTTATTTTCCGTGACGGCGTCGCGAGCCGTCCGGCTGTGATCCAGTGACTGTGAGCTGTGGGGGAGGGGCGGATGTGACTGACTGAAAAATGCGCGCGGTTTTTGAAAAACACCCGGATAATATTTTGTCTcgagtaaaattaatttctttaaaaggaTTGATCTATGCTTAATATGAaacagatttatgtatttattgtattatcttTAGTTATGAAggctatttaattaatattgaaagAGATAAAGCAAGCGTGATTTCTAGAAAAACAATGTTAGAAAT
This sequence is a window from Onychostoma macrolepis isolate SWU-2019 chromosome 23, ASM1243209v1, whole genome shotgun sequence. Protein-coding genes within it:
- the LOC131531917 gene encoding L-rhamnose-binding lectin CSL1-like isoform X1, giving the protein MEERAVLFLVNSVFSDPCVGTHKYLDVSYLCLPFRKSVMCEGSQSLIDCGNGVIWIHHANYGWRDLVTCPHKLATSPDCYSHQTRSLRSSCNGKTSCQLNASNGSFFSDPCPDVHKYLEVMYSCI
- the LOC131531917 gene encoding L-rhamnose-binding lectin CSL3-like isoform X2, whose protein sequence is MEERAVLFLVNSVFSDPCVGTHKYLDVSYLCLPFTHSHWITAGRLATPSRKITGKSVMCEGSQSLIDCGNGVIWIHHANYGWRDLVTCPHKLATSPDCYSHQTRSLRSSEFWSMSSSFL